A genomic window from Corynebacterium fournieri includes:
- a CDS encoding NAD(P)/FAD-dependent oxidoreductase produces the protein MDETGEASYAGQPFEVIVVGGGFAGTAAAINLARANRTVCLIDAGEPRNRNSDHMHGVIGLDGESPRELLSRGHSECLAYGGTLVEGRVSSLQRTAAEGWSVELESGERVTGSQVLVATGITDRLPQVPGLREMWGQRVFHCPYCHGYEVNGKSIGVVGGENPGFTTRISTLLTKWADSVTLHVNGMDLTTEQRDRLLDCGVQLSYDEVVQVSPDPTESLAVEMVTASGAVRYGTCFTGPEFLPNDHLLRQAGCAVADGWVQTAGGKTSEPGLWAVGNVVSSPDQVSQALGSGAGVAIAIDQYLFDRG, from the coding sequence ATGGATGAGACTGGTGAAGCGAGTTACGCGGGACAGCCCTTCGAGGTGATAGTCGTCGGAGGAGGATTCGCCGGCACCGCCGCAGCTATCAACCTGGCGAGAGCGAATAGAACCGTGTGCCTCATTGATGCTGGGGAGCCACGCAACCGCAACAGTGATCACATGCATGGAGTCATCGGCCTTGACGGTGAGTCACCACGCGAACTGCTCTCCCGGGGTCACTCTGAGTGTCTCGCATACGGCGGCACTCTCGTCGAGGGGCGGGTGAGTTCTCTGCAGCGAACAGCAGCGGAAGGTTGGTCGGTGGAACTCGAATCAGGTGAGCGTGTCACCGGCTCGCAAGTTCTTGTTGCAACTGGAATCACGGACCGCCTCCCGCAAGTTCCAGGTTTGCGCGAGATGTGGGGCCAGCGAGTCTTCCACTGCCCGTATTGCCATGGATATGAAGTCAACGGCAAGAGCATCGGAGTCGTCGGAGGAGAAAACCCTGGATTCACCACGAGAATCTCTACGCTGCTGACCAAATGGGCGGACAGCGTGACGCTGCACGTCAACGGTATGGACCTCACAACAGAGCAGCGTGATCGCCTTCTCGATTGCGGGGTGCAGCTCAGTTACGACGAAGTTGTGCAGGTGTCACCGGATCCTACTGAATCGTTGGCCGTCGAGATGGTGACCGCCTCAGGAGCCGTCCGGTATGGCACATGCTTTACAGGCCCGGAGTTTCTCCCGAACGACCATCTTCTCCGTCAGGCAGGTTGCGCAGTGGCAGACGGCTGGGTGCAGACTGCTGGGGGCAAAACATCCGAACCAGGCCTTTGGGCTGTTGGCAACGTTGTCAGCTCCCCAGATCAGGTCTCTCAGGCGTTGGGTTCTGGTGCTGGGGTCGCAATTGCCATCGACCAATATCTATTCGATCGGGGATAG
- a CDS encoding peptide MFS transporter, whose product MDSPHTERQFFGQPWGLANLFGIELWERFSFYGMNGLLSYYMYYETTEGGLGMDESTALSLVGAYGGFVYMMALVASFVSDRLLGPERTLYHSAILVMIGHILLALVPGPAGLALGLVCVGVGSGGVKTASQVVLGDLYSREDPRRDAGFSIFYMSVNIGGLLGPAITGGVWGMAGFHWGFALAAIGMGIGLLQYTLMRKSSIGSAGSEVPNPLPRSEWAKWGLGAVAVIAVVVELLTTGILPLDWLSWIVFAIALIATVTLLWEMFVSEKVTPAEKSRLTGYIPLLVGSVAFFAIFQSQFTVVAVYSDQRADLSFFVWELTPAQVQSFNPAFIIIFAPIFAATWTKLGDRQWTSATKFGVANIIVGLSLFIFLPYVGKGPQSTPLLVLVLILFLFTIGELLLSPVGNSLATRVAPQAFKSRLFAAWLMSVSMGTALSGVLGSLYNPNDAAAERTFFLTLSAVTIALGICLIAIRRWVVRKFADVR is encoded by the coding sequence GTGGACTCACCGCACACTGAGCGCCAATTCTTCGGTCAGCCCTGGGGTCTGGCCAACCTGTTCGGCATCGAGCTGTGGGAGCGCTTCAGCTTCTACGGCATGAATGGTCTGCTCTCGTATTACATGTACTACGAGACGACCGAAGGCGGCCTCGGCATGGACGAGTCCACCGCCCTGAGCCTGGTCGGCGCCTACGGCGGCTTTGTCTACATGATGGCCCTGGTCGCCTCCTTTGTCAGCGACCGCCTCCTCGGCCCCGAACGCACCCTGTACCACTCCGCCATCCTGGTCATGATCGGCCACATCCTGCTCGCCCTGGTGCCGGGACCAGCCGGCTTGGCGCTCGGCCTGGTCTGCGTCGGCGTCGGCTCGGGCGGCGTCAAGACGGCGTCGCAGGTAGTGCTCGGCGACCTCTACTCCCGCGAAGACCCCCGCCGCGACGCAGGTTTTTCAATCTTCTACATGTCCGTCAACATCGGCGGACTGCTCGGTCCGGCCATCACGGGCGGCGTCTGGGGCATGGCCGGATTCCACTGGGGTTTCGCCCTCGCCGCCATCGGTATGGGCATCGGCCTGCTCCAGTACACGCTGATGCGCAAAAGCTCCATCGGCTCTGCCGGCTCCGAGGTGCCGAACCCGCTGCCTCGCTCCGAGTGGGCGAAGTGGGGCCTTGGTGCAGTGGCCGTGATCGCCGTCGTAGTCGAGTTGCTGACTACCGGCATCCTGCCGCTGGACTGGCTGAGCTGGATTGTCTTCGCCATCGCGCTGATCGCCACGGTGACGCTGCTGTGGGAGATGTTCGTCTCCGAAAAAGTCACCCCCGCGGAAAAGTCCCGCCTGACCGGCTACATCCCGCTGCTGGTCGGATCCGTCGCCTTCTTCGCAATTTTCCAGTCACAGTTCACCGTGGTGGCCGTGTACTCCGACCAGCGCGCTGATCTCTCCTTCTTCGTCTGGGAGCTCACCCCGGCGCAGGTGCAGTCTTTCAACCCGGCGTTCATCATCATCTTCGCCCCGATCTTCGCAGCCACGTGGACCAAGCTGGGCGACCGCCAGTGGACGTCGGCGACGAAGTTCGGCGTCGCCAACATCATCGTCGGCCTCTCGCTGTTTATCTTCCTGCCGTACGTGGGCAAGGGCCCGCAGTCCACGCCGCTTCTGGTGCTGGTGCTGATCCTGTTCCTGTTCACCATCGGCGAGCTGCTGCTCTCCCCCGTCGGCAACTCTCTGGCCACCAGGGTTGCCCCGCAGGCGTTTAAGTCCCGCCTGTTCGCGGCGTGGCTGATGTCCGTGTCCATGGGCACCGCGCTGTCCGGCGTGCTCGGCTCGCTGTACAACCCGAACGATGCTGCAGCGGAGCGCACCTTCTTCCTCACCCTGTCCGCCGTCACTATTGCGCTGGGTATCTGTCTTATCGCGATTCGGCGCTGGGTCGTGCGCAAATTTGCGGACGTGCGTTAA
- a CDS encoding ubiquitin-like protein Pup, whose product MATQQTHASGGGGEDRSEDFDAGQAQLNAQINTAGTDDLLDEIDALLDTNAEEFVKSFVQKGGQ is encoded by the coding sequence ATGGCTACCCAACAGACACACGCATCCGGCGGAGGCGGAGAAGACCGCAGCGAGGACTTCGACGCCGGCCAGGCTCAACTCAACGCCCAGATCAATACCGCAGGCACGGACGATCTGCTCGACGAGATCGACGCACTGCTGGACACCAACGCGGAGGAGTTTGTGAAGTCCTTCGTGCAGAAGGGCGGGCAGTAA
- the pdxS gene encoding pyridoxal 5'-phosphate synthase lyase subunit PdxS — MSDVEALNQKFLGGVIMDVVTPEQAKIAEDAGAVAVMALERVPADIRAQGGVARMSDPDLIDGIIEAVDIPVMAKARIGHTVEAKVLEHLGVDYIDESEVLSPADYVNHIDKRAFKVPFVCGATNLGEALRRINEGAAMIRSKGEAGTGDVSEATKHIRKITSEIAGLQAIWENNRDELYVAAKELQAPYELVAQVAENGKLPVPLLVAGGVSTPADAAFMMELGADGVFVGSGIFKSGNPEARAKAVVKATKNFNDIAVVTEVSRGLGEAMVGINVADLPAPHRLAERGW; from the coding sequence ATGTCTGATGTAGAAGCACTGAACCAGAAATTCCTCGGTGGCGTGATCATGGACGTGGTCACCCCGGAGCAAGCGAAGATCGCCGAAGACGCCGGCGCCGTTGCGGTGATGGCGCTCGAGCGCGTGCCGGCCGACATCCGCGCCCAGGGCGGCGTGGCCCGTATGTCCGACCCCGATCTGATCGACGGCATCATCGAGGCAGTCGATATCCCGGTCATGGCCAAGGCGCGCATCGGCCACACGGTGGAGGCGAAGGTTCTGGAGCACCTGGGCGTGGACTACATCGACGAATCCGAGGTGCTCAGCCCCGCCGACTATGTCAACCACATTGACAAGCGCGCGTTCAAGGTGCCGTTCGTCTGCGGCGCGACCAACCTGGGCGAGGCTCTGCGCCGCATCAACGAAGGCGCGGCCATGATCCGCTCCAAGGGCGAGGCGGGCACGGGTGACGTCTCCGAGGCGACCAAGCACATCCGCAAGATCACCAGCGAGATCGCCGGGCTGCAGGCGATCTGGGAGAACAACCGCGACGAGCTCTACGTCGCGGCCAAGGAACTGCAGGCGCCCTACGAGCTGGTGGCGCAGGTGGCGGAAAACGGCAAGCTGCCGGTGCCGCTGCTCGTCGCAGGTGGCGTGTCCACCCCTGCCGACGCCGCCTTCATGATGGAGCTCGGCGCGGACGGCGTGTTCGTCGGCTCCGGCATCTTCAAATCCGGCAACCCAGAGGCGCGCGCGAAGGCCGTGGTGAAGGCGACGAAGAACTTCAATGACATCGCCGTGGTCACCGAGGTCTCCCGTGGCCTGGGCGAGGCCATGGTGGGCATCAACGTCGCCGACTTGCCAGCGCCGCACCGCCTGGCTGAGCGCGGCTGGTAG
- a CDS encoding helix-turn-helix transcriptional regulator yields MANDNDMVVRQVGLTFALLASPEKRDVAWVQAHVDGYGGRSRDAAAHLVERDVRELRDLGVPARYQNGQVWVVKDLYELPAVDLTAEEASVVGLAADLSKPGSLGEFARSGWTKLAASGATRSMDATALMSVSNDIFQLRADTLRAIVKCVQANQRISFDFVRAPGKDPERRVVDPWGVVSLNNRAYFVGFDIDRDDVRVFRLKKVSRVKKVRHSDAFHERAGDLQALVEASLRGDLVDVTVTVTGGAGEELAQRGTRVSGVDTGGEDNDTITVRGVDRDWAVRTIASLAGQVVAVEPGEVRQDVVKLLRTAAEGSN; encoded by the coding sequence GTGGCCAACGACAACGACATGGTCGTGCGCCAGGTCGGGCTCACGTTTGCGCTTTTGGCGTCGCCGGAAAAGCGCGATGTTGCGTGGGTGCAAGCGCACGTGGACGGGTACGGCGGCCGGAGCCGCGACGCCGCAGCGCACCTGGTCGAGCGCGACGTGCGCGAGCTGCGCGATCTTGGGGTGCCTGCGCGCTACCAGAACGGCCAGGTGTGGGTGGTCAAGGACCTCTACGAGCTTCCCGCGGTCGACCTCACCGCCGAGGAGGCCTCCGTGGTGGGACTGGCGGCGGACTTGAGCAAACCTGGCTCGCTGGGCGAGTTCGCCCGCTCCGGCTGGACCAAACTCGCGGCGTCGGGCGCGACGCGTTCCATGGACGCCACGGCGTTGATGAGCGTGTCCAACGACATCTTCCAGCTGCGCGCCGACACGCTGCGCGCGATTGTGAAGTGCGTGCAAGCCAACCAGCGCATCTCCTTCGACTTCGTCCGTGCCCCCGGCAAGGACCCGGAGCGACGCGTGGTGGACCCGTGGGGCGTGGTCTCGCTGAACAACCGGGCCTACTTCGTCGGCTTCGACATCGACCGCGACGACGTGCGCGTGTTCCGGCTCAAGAAGGTTTCCCGGGTGAAAAAGGTGCGCCACAGCGACGCGTTCCACGAGCGCGCCGGCGACCTGCAAGCGCTGGTGGAGGCGTCGCTTCGCGGCGATCTTGTCGACGTCACGGTGACCGTCACCGGCGGCGCCGGCGAGGAACTCGCTCAGCGGGGCACCCGTGTCTCTGGGGTCGACACGGGTGGGGAAGACAATGACACCATCACCGTGCGCGGCGTGGACCGGGACTGGGCTGTGCGCACGATCGCAAGTCTGGCCGGACAGGTGGTTGCGGTGGAGCCGGGGGAGGTCCGTCAGGACGTCGTCAAGCTGCTGCGAACTGCTGCGGAAGGGAGCAACTGA
- a CDS encoding helix-turn-helix transcriptional regulator yields MAVDFKRQARVVRLLNLLAYASNHPGLTPMEIARDLGADPIQVRDDFELLFLSGVGTGPGEMIDLEYSWKGVDIIDDQGLTTPLRLSPAEASALLVLLDSLETMPGLVDARAVRSAAAKIRAVTKSQAVGDAEHSDEAGVAGTVAEALSAKRQLAITYYSASSDATSQRQVEPVSLFHESGRTYLRAAQDGELKTFRLDRIREAMLLDAPSAATDSDFDPADPFGLTNRPQANLLVHPDATWLADYWEIELAPAETGADTAAEWIPATMRYGSEGWLVRFCLSQADRVRLVAPEHLARDAKSRAMRAFEALD; encoded by the coding sequence ATGGCTGTGGACTTCAAGCGTCAAGCGCGCGTGGTCAGGCTGCTGAACCTGTTGGCCTACGCGTCGAATCACCCGGGGCTGACCCCCATGGAGATCGCGCGCGACCTCGGCGCAGACCCAATCCAGGTGCGCGACGATTTTGAGCTGCTGTTCCTCTCCGGCGTGGGGACCGGGCCGGGGGAGATGATCGACCTGGAGTACTCCTGGAAAGGCGTCGACATCATCGACGACCAGGGGTTGACCACCCCGCTGCGCCTCTCGCCGGCCGAAGCGAGCGCGCTGCTCGTCTTGCTGGATTCGCTGGAGACCATGCCCGGTTTGGTGGACGCCCGCGCGGTGCGTTCCGCGGCGGCGAAGATCCGCGCCGTGACCAAGTCGCAGGCTGTCGGGGATGCGGAGCACTCCGATGAAGCAGGTGTGGCGGGGACCGTCGCCGAGGCGCTTTCCGCCAAGCGGCAGCTGGCCATCACGTACTATTCCGCATCCTCCGATGCGACCTCGCAACGCCAGGTGGAACCAGTCAGCCTGTTTCACGAGTCGGGGCGGACCTATCTGCGCGCGGCGCAAGACGGGGAGCTCAAGACGTTTCGCTTGGACCGGATCCGCGAGGCGATGCTTCTCGACGCCCCTTCGGCCGCAACCGATTCCGACTTCGATCCTGCGGACCCGTTCGGCTTGACCAACCGCCCGCAGGCGAACCTGTTGGTCCACCCCGACGCGACGTGGTTGGCGGACTACTGGGAGATCGAGCTTGCGCCGGCTGAAACCGGTGCAGACACTGCGGCCGAGTGGATCCCCGCGACCATGCGCTACGGCAGCGAAGGTTGGTTGGTCAGATTCTGTCTGAGCCAGGCAGACCGCGTCCGCCTCGTCGCACCGGAACATCTCGCGCGCGATGCAAAGTCGCGCGCGATGCGCGCCTTTGAGGCGTTAGACTAA
- the dop gene encoding depupylase/deamidase Dop — protein sequence MTRYMGTETEYGITCPENPQISPLVTSTHAVVAYAALRTQARTRWDYAEEAPLKDTRGFDLQRYRSVPVVDANAIGVANVVTTNGARYYVDHGHPEYSSPECSNAFDAMVYDAAGDIVLNDAASDIRELWQQHVSVLSKHEPCPPLKFYKNNVDGKGRSYGSHENYLYSRHTNFEQLTQALIPFFVTRQVIIGAGRVGIGQESESPGFQISQRADYFEQEVSLETTLNRGIVNTRDEPHAPEDQFRRLHVIVGDANMSQYSNLLKLGMTSLVLDAIEAGVDFTDLRLADPVAEIKAVSHDPTLAHELLLDDGQRSTAISILREYRNRCEARSDVDKQVLALWGEILDDLERDPLSTADRLDWTAKWALVRRFEARGASQAKLQAIDLQYADIDPATSLYHALVRKGAIRTLVSADEIAHAAKHPPEDTRAYFRGRAGEKFAADLTASNWQSMLFNVDGQLYRVPLDLLGEHTKADVGELIERSATTRELITGLGLAPER from the coding sequence ATGACGCGCTACATGGGAACCGAGACTGAGTACGGCATTACCTGCCCCGAAAACCCGCAGATCAGCCCGCTGGTCACCTCTACCCACGCCGTGGTGGCGTACGCGGCACTGCGCACCCAGGCCCGCACCCGCTGGGACTACGCGGAGGAGGCGCCGCTGAAAGACACGCGCGGCTTCGACCTGCAGCGCTACCGCAGCGTGCCGGTTGTGGACGCCAACGCCATCGGCGTTGCCAACGTGGTCACCACCAACGGCGCGCGCTACTACGTGGATCACGGCCACCCGGAGTACTCCAGCCCGGAGTGCTCCAACGCGTTCGACGCGATGGTCTACGACGCTGCCGGCGACATCGTCCTCAACGACGCGGCTTCAGACATCCGCGAGTTGTGGCAGCAGCACGTCTCTGTGCTGTCCAAGCACGAGCCATGCCCGCCGCTGAAGTTCTACAAAAACAACGTCGACGGCAAGGGCCGCTCCTACGGCAGCCACGAGAACTACCTGTATTCGCGGCACACGAACTTTGAGCAGTTGACCCAGGCCCTCATCCCGTTCTTCGTCACGCGCCAGGTCATCATCGGTGCGGGCCGCGTGGGCATCGGCCAGGAATCCGAGTCGCCGGGGTTCCAGATTTCCCAGCGCGCGGACTACTTCGAGCAGGAGGTGTCGCTGGAAACCACGCTCAACCGCGGCATCGTCAACACGCGCGACGAGCCGCACGCGCCGGAGGATCAGTTCCGCCGCCTGCACGTCATCGTCGGCGATGCGAACATGAGCCAGTACTCCAACCTGCTCAAACTGGGTATGACGTCGCTGGTGCTCGACGCCATCGAGGCCGGGGTGGACTTTACCGATCTGCGTCTGGCCGATCCTGTCGCGGAGATCAAGGCGGTCAGCCACGACCCCACGCTCGCCCATGAGCTTCTGCTTGACGACGGCCAAAGGTCCACCGCCATTTCCATTCTCCGGGAGTACAGGAACCGGTGTGAGGCGCGAAGCGACGTCGACAAGCAAGTGCTCGCGCTGTGGGGCGAGATCCTCGACGACCTGGAGCGCGACCCGCTGTCCACCGCGGACCGCCTGGACTGGACCGCGAAGTGGGCGCTGGTGCGCCGCTTCGAAGCGCGCGGCGCATCGCAGGCAAAGCTGCAGGCGATCGACCTGCAGTACGCGGACATCGACCCGGCAACCTCGCTGTACCACGCACTCGTGCGCAAAGGCGCGATACGCACGCTGGTGTCCGCCGACGAGATTGCCCATGCGGCGAAGCACCCGCCGGAAGATACCCGCGCGTACTTCCGCGGGCGTGCGGGGGAGAAGTTTGCAGCGGATCTGACAGCCTCAAACTGGCAGTCCATGCTCTTTAACGTGGACGGACAGCTCTACCGCGTGCCGCTGGACTTGCTGGGCGAGCACACGAAGGCGGACGTCGGCGAGCTGATCGAACGTTCCGCGACGACGCGCGAATTAATTACCGGCCTGGGGCTCGCCCCCGAGCGCTAA
- the pafA gene encoding Pup--protein ligase: MGVETEFGVVAYDGSRQVLTPEEIARYLFRPVVAEHRSSNVFTSNASRLYLDVGSHPEYATAECDSLSQLLAYDKAGERIYHALSQQCDEALHNDGFSGATFLFKNNVDSRGNSYGAHENYLISRELALKSFGQQLLPFLITRQLICGAGKIAGGKFLISQRADQVWEGVSSATTRTRPMINTRDEPHGDSHRFRRMHVIVGDSNMSEPTFALKVGSTLLVIEMLEAGFDLPDMELADPISHIRDIAADPTGATQLNLAAGGTVTALEVQQRTLEAATRWLEQRPDEGTPNEEMARVVELWHRVLDAIAAQDFSGVDTEIDWVIKRKLLTQFKDRLGCDWDHPKLAQIDLTYHDIHPQRGLFSVLQRKGLAKRWISDAAIESAVNRPPATTRAAVRGKFLDAVREAGLAHNVDWVHLKVNRPEPRTVELQDPFANEDRHAADLISWVRAQEG; encoded by the coding sequence ATGGGGGTGGAAACGGAGTTCGGCGTCGTCGCCTACGACGGTTCCCGCCAGGTGCTCACGCCCGAGGAAATCGCCCGCTACCTCTTTCGCCCCGTGGTGGCCGAGCACCGCAGCTCCAACGTGTTCACCTCCAACGCCTCGAGGCTCTATTTGGACGTGGGTTCGCACCCGGAGTACGCGACGGCGGAGTGCGACTCGCTGAGCCAGCTGCTCGCCTACGACAAGGCGGGCGAGCGGATTTACCACGCCTTATCTCAGCAGTGCGACGAGGCGTTGCACAACGACGGCTTTTCTGGGGCCACTTTCCTGTTCAAAAACAACGTGGACTCGCGCGGCAACTCTTACGGCGCGCACGAAAACTACCTAATCAGCCGCGAGCTGGCGCTGAAGTCCTTCGGCCAGCAGCTGCTGCCGTTTCTGATCACGCGCCAGCTCATCTGCGGCGCCGGCAAGATCGCCGGCGGGAAGTTCCTCATCTCCCAGCGCGCAGACCAGGTGTGGGAGGGCGTGTCCTCCGCGACCACGCGCACACGGCCGATGATCAACACCCGCGACGAGCCGCACGGGGATTCCCACCGCTTCCGCCGCATGCACGTAATTGTGGGCGATTCAAACATGTCGGAGCCCACGTTTGCGCTGAAGGTGGGGTCCACGCTTTTGGTCATTGAGATGCTCGAGGCCGGCTTCGACTTGCCGGACATGGAGCTTGCAGATCCTATCTCGCACATCCGAGACATCGCGGCCGACCCGACCGGCGCCACGCAGCTCAACCTCGCCGCCGGCGGAACCGTGACCGCGCTCGAGGTGCAGCAGCGCACCTTGGAGGCGGCGACGCGCTGGCTCGAGCAGCGCCCCGACGAGGGAACCCCGAACGAAGAGATGGCCCGTGTGGTGGAGCTGTGGCACCGAGTGCTCGACGCGATCGCTGCCCAGGATTTTTCTGGGGTGGACACGGAGATCGACTGGGTGATCAAGCGCAAGTTGCTCACGCAGTTCAAAGACCGCCTCGGCTGCGACTGGGACCACCCGAAGCTGGCCCAGATCGACCTGACCTACCACGACATCCACCCCCAGCGGGGCTTGTTCTCTGTGCTGCAGCGCAAGGGGCTGGCCAAGCGCTGGATCTCAGACGCCGCCATCGAGAGCGCGGTCAACCGCCCGCCGGCAACGACCCGCGCCGCGGTGCGCGGGAAGTTTTTGGATGCCGTGCGGGAGGCGGGCCTTGCGCATAATGTCGACTGGGTACATTTGAAGGTCAACCGCCCGGAGCCCCGCACGGTGGAGCTGCAAGACCCGTTCGCGAACGAGGACCGGCATGCAGCCGACCTGATCAGCTGGGTGCGGGCGCAGGAAGGGTAG
- a CDS encoding PLP-dependent aminotransferase family protein: MHLNISRNHPSSIPTQIAAEIRAAVANGTLAPGDAVPSTRALAQQLDISRGSVITAYDQLEGEGYLLTRQGAPTRIHPELTVTERPKTAVQSGLSRKVARPRISLKPSPGNAGAIRPATWRKAWREAAKHPGTDVDNAGEPELRSAIADHLRLARSMALTPDQIVITGGSREGLMCILHSLGTGLRVGVEDPGHPGLRRVIPLLGHEVVDCVTDGDGVVVHALPDDLDALLVTPSHLYPFGAAMPVPRRAELLEWAANTRTTIIEDDFNTELRYRISPQPTLSSLATNADVLTLGTFSTLLSRELAAGYVVASAATAASLREIRSILGVPVSTVTQRAIAHLLDDGVARRTSRAVHRDLARRRDILREHIVPLLNDAGVRAELVPGDGSDLTLRFRQPSERDQFEARLLAAGLECGHESALWTNAGDALVLSFAHLRGADFEQSISFIAREVSMLVRAQNATGGDSNG; encoded by the coding sequence ATGCACCTGAATATCTCTCGGAACCACCCGAGCTCAATCCCGACGCAGATCGCGGCCGAGATCAGGGCGGCCGTGGCCAACGGCACGCTCGCGCCTGGCGACGCCGTCCCGTCCACCCGCGCCCTCGCCCAGCAGCTGGATATCTCCCGCGGCAGCGTCATCACCGCCTACGACCAGCTCGAAGGCGAGGGCTATCTGCTCACCCGCCAGGGCGCACCGACGCGGATTCACCCAGAGCTCACCGTGACGGAACGGCCAAAGACCGCTGTCCAATCCGGGCTCTCCCGCAAGGTGGCGCGCCCCCGGATCTCGCTGAAACCCTCGCCGGGCAACGCGGGCGCGATCCGCCCGGCAACGTGGCGCAAAGCCTGGCGCGAGGCAGCCAAGCACCCCGGCACGGACGTAGACAACGCCGGCGAGCCGGAGTTGCGCAGCGCCATCGCCGACCACCTACGTCTCGCACGCAGCATGGCGCTCACCCCAGACCAGATCGTGATCACCGGCGGGTCCCGCGAGGGCCTGATGTGCATTCTTCATTCCCTTGGCACCGGTCTACGCGTGGGCGTTGAAGACCCCGGCCACCCCGGCCTGCGGCGAGTCATCCCGCTGCTGGGCCACGAGGTCGTCGATTGCGTCACTGACGGCGACGGCGTGGTTGTGCACGCGCTCCCCGACGACTTGGACGCGCTTTTGGTCACGCCGTCGCACCTTTACCCCTTCGGCGCTGCCATGCCGGTGCCGCGCAGGGCGGAGCTGCTGGAGTGGGCGGCGAATACGCGGACAACCATCATCGAAGACGACTTCAACACCGAGCTGCGCTACCGCATCTCACCGCAACCGACGCTGTCCTCGCTCGCCACCAACGCAGACGTGTTGACGCTCGGGACGTTTTCCACGCTGCTCTCGCGTGAACTCGCTGCGGGTTACGTCGTCGCCTCGGCTGCCACCGCAGCCTCGTTGCGAGAGATCCGCAGCATCCTCGGCGTGCCAGTGTCCACGGTGACACAGCGGGCCATCGCGCATCTGCTTGACGACGGCGTGGCGCGCCGCACCTCCCGCGCCGTGCACCGTGACCTGGCGCGCAGGAGGGACATCCTGCGCGAGCACATAGTCCCCCTCCTCAACGACGCCGGCGTTCGCGCAGAGCTGGTGCCCGGGGACGGTTCCGACCTGACCTTGAGGTTTCGGCAACCGAGCGAGCGGGACCAGTTTGAGGCGCGCCTTCTCGCAGCGGGACTGGAATGCGGCCACGAATCGGCGCTGTGGACGAATGCGGGCGACGCGCTCGTGCTCAGCTTCGCCCACCTGCGAGGCGCTGACTTCGAGCAATCCATCAGCTTCATCGCACGGGAGGTGTCTATGCTGGTCCGCGCCCAAAACGCGACAGGAGGAGACAGCAATGGATGA